A region from the Triticum urartu cultivar G1812 chromosome 1, Tu2.1, whole genome shotgun sequence genome encodes:
- the LOC125514093 gene encoding SAGA-associated factor 11: MSSSNDAPVSPRSQLVLSCFEELLDFAVADVASECHRIARLGLDRSIDAEEEELRLWAARVAGDHPGAEDGATRGAGGGGGNKGAPDVFGQTHPAIAADVVDCMNCGRPVVAGRFAPHLEKCMGKGRKARAKTTRSSTAGRNRNSNGEEHSNHTFQES; the protein is encoded by the exons ATGTCGTCCTCCAACGACGCCCCCGTCAGCCCTCGCTCCCAG CTCGTGCTGAGCTGCTTCGAGGAGCTCCTCGACTTCGCGGTGGCGGACGTGGCGTCGGAGTGCCACCGCATCGCGCGCCTAGGCCTCGACCGCAGCATCGACGCCGAGGAGGAGGAGCTCCGCCTCTGGGCCGCGCGCGTCGCCGGCGACCACCCCGGCGCCGAGGACGGGGCCACCCGCGGGGCCGGGGGAGGAGGGGGGAACAAGGGCGCGCCCGACGTCTTCGGCCAGACGCACCCCGCCATCGCCGCCGACGTCGTCGACTGCATGAACTGCGGTCGCCCCGTCGTCGCCGGCCGCTTCGCCCCGCACCTCGAGAAGTGCATGGGCAAG GGTCGCAAAGCTCGCGCAAAGACCACAAGGAGCAGCACAGCTGGACGGAACAGAAACAGCAATG GGGAGGAGCATAGCAACCATACATTCCAGGAGTCCTGA
- the LOC125514085 gene encoding probable tocopherol cyclase, chloroplastic — protein sequence MNVAGPATAFVPTARPAPRALRPLWWRPRARCSLSPRAATEPPAAAPVYAPTPRDRPLRTPHSGYHYDGTARAFFEGWYFKVSIPECRQSFCFMYSVENPFFRDGMTALDQTLYGPRFTGVGAQILGADDKYICQFSEKSNNFWGSRHELILGNTFIPNKGSTPPEREIPPQEFSNRVLEGYQVTPTWHQGFIRDDGRSKYVPNVQTARWEYSTRPVYGWGDVTSKQKSTAGWLAAFPFFEPHWQICMAGGLSTGWIEWDGERFEFENAPSYSEKNWGGGFPRKWYWIQCNAFSGASGEVALTAAGGLRKIGLGDTYESPSLIGVHHEGKFYEFVPWTGTVSWDIAPWGHWRMSGENKNHLVEIEATTKEPGTALRAPTMEAGLVPACKDTCYGDLKLQMWEKKYDGSKGKIILDTTSNMAAVEVGGGPWFNGWKGTTDSPELVNNIVGTQVDVESLFPIPFLKPPGL from the exons ATGAACGTCGCCGGCCCCGCCACCGCTTTCGTGCCGACCGCCAGGCCAGCGCCCCGCGCCCTGCGACCGCTCTGGTGGCGCCCCCGCGCCCGCTGCAGCCTCAGCCCACGCGCCGCCACCGagccgccggcggcggcgcccgTCTACGCCCCCACTCCGCGGGATCGGCCTCTGCGGACGCCGCACAGCGG GTATCACTATGATGGAACCGCCAGGGCTTTCTTTGAAGGATGGTACTTCAAGGTGTCCATTCCAGAATGCAGGCAGAGCTTCTGTTTCATGTACTCTGTTGAGAACCCATTCTTTCGTGATGGGATGACTGCTCTCGACCAGACATTGTATGGTCCACGGTTTACCGGGGTGGGAGCGCAGATTCTTGGTGCGGATGACAAGTACATATGCCAGTTCTCTGAAAAATCAAACAACTTTTGGGGGA GTAGACATGAGCTAATTCTCGGAAACACTTTCATTCCCAATAAAGGCTCAACTCCCCCGGAGCGGGAAATCCCTCCTCAG GAATTTTCTAATCGCGTTTTGGAAGGCTACCAAGTCACACCAACTTGGCATCAGGGCTTCATACGTGATGATGGAAG GTCAAAGTATGTGCCAAATGTCCAAACAGCTCGTTGGGAGTACAGCACCCGTCCGGTGTATGGCTGGGGTGATGTCACATCTAAGCAGAAGTCAACAGCTGGTTGGCTTGCTGCTTTTCCATTCTTTGAACCTCATTGGCAGATATGCATGGCTGGTGGCCTATCCACAG GATGGATAGAATGGGATGGAGAACGGTTTGAATTTGAAAATGCTCCCTCCTATTCAGAGAAGAACTGGGGTGGGGGTTTCCCAAGGAAGTGGTACTGG ATCCAGTGTAATGCCTTCTCAGGCGCATCTGGTGAAGTTGCTTTAACTGCTGCCGGTGGATTAAGGAAAATTGGATTGGGAGATACCTACGAGAGTCCTTCACTG ATTGGCGTCCATCACGAGGGAAAATTTTACGAGTTTGTGCCTTGGACTGGGACAGTAAGCTGGGACATTGCTCCTTGGGGTCACTGGAGGATGTCTGGCGAGAACAAAAATCATCTg GTAGAAATAGAAGCAACCACCAAAGAACCAGGGACTGCTTTGCGAGCCCCAACAATGGAGGCTGGATTAGTACCAGCATGCAAAGACACCTGTTATGGAGATCTCAAGCTGCAAATGTGGGAAAAGAAATATGATGGGAGCAAAGGGAAG ATAATACTTGACACTACAAGCAACATGGCAGCGGTGGAAGTTGGGGGAGGTCCCTGGTTCAACGGGTGGAAAGGCACGACTGATTCGCCTGAGCTTGTGAATAACATCGTTGGTACTCAGGTCGACGTGGAGAGCCTGTTCCCAATTCCATTTCTCAAGCCCCCTGGTCTGTAG